In the genome of Paramisgurnus dabryanus chromosome 18, PD_genome_1.1, whole genome shotgun sequence, one region contains:
- the kcnk12l gene encoding potassium channel subfamily K member 13: MPRGRDVSNSCCLQLHLNEDNARFGLLAAFILLYLLCGAVVFSALEHPSELQSQKLWEEQLANFTDQNSINLNSLQDLLRQYEEAFVAGIRVDKLRPRWDFSGAFYFVGTVVSTIGFGMTTPVTIAGKIFLIFYGLLGCAATILFFNLFLERIITMLAYIMRWCHERQLRRSGVGGVESRSEDDSLEGWKPSVYYVMLILGIAALLIACSASALYSAMEGWDYFESLYFCFVAFSTIGFGDLVSSQRESYKAQEAYRFGNCLFILMGVCCIYSLFNVISIIIKQTLNWILGKLECNRSRRPCRGHPYRRRGRACCCCCFPRIPNQRNNHHPPPGNSRQRGQKRNAVHPAPAEKMAGKRFTNASVETVCDSETEAGLGPDGGYLTGRRLSGEMISVNDFMANKVSLAILQKQLSETAHGNPRQSHVRHNGFSGGVGAFAIMNNRLQETSVDR; the protein is encoded by the exons ATGCCACGTGGAAGAGATGTCAGCAACAGCTGTTGCCTCCAACTGCACCTAAATGAGGACAATGCCCGTTTTGGCTTGTTGGCAGCTTTCATCTTACTCTACCTGCTGTGTGGGGCAGTTGTGTTCTCGGCTCTGGAGCATCCCTCTGAACTGCAATCCCAGAAACTCTGGGAGGAACAACTGGCCAACTTCACAGATCAAAACAGCATCAACCTGAACTCACTACAGGACCTGCTCAGGCAATATGAGGAGGCCTTCGTGGCTGGGATTCGAGTAGACAAACTTAGGCCACGCTGGGATTTTTCTGGGGCGTTTTATTTTGTTGGAACGGTGGTGTCCACTATTG GTTTTGGCATGACCACTCCCGTCACCATCGCAGGTAAGATCTTTCTGATATTCTATGGACTCCTTGGTTGTGCAGCAACAATCCTCTTCTTCAACCTCTTCCTGGAGCGCATCATCACGATGTTGGCCTACATCATGCGTTGGTGTCACGAGCGCCAACTGCGCCGCTCTGGCGTGGGAGGAGTGGAATCCAGGAGTGAGGACGACAGTCTGGAGGGTTGGAAACCATCGGTTTACTACGTGATGCTCATTCTAGGCATAGCTGCCTTGCTGATCGCCTGTAGCGCTTCGGCTTTGTATTCTGCCATGGAAGGCTGGGACTACTTTGAATCCCTGTACTTCTGCTTCGTGGCCTTCAGCACCATTGGATTCGGAGATCTTGTGAGCAGCCAGAGGGAAAGTTATAAGGCTCAGGAGGCCTACCGCTTCGGCAACTGCCTCTTCATCCTTATGGGTGTGTGTTGCATCTATTCTCTGTTTAATGTTATTTCCATCATCATCAAACAGACACTTAACTGGATCCTGGGTAAACTGGAATGCAACAGGTCTCGCCGTCCGTGCCGTGGCCATCCGTACAGGAGACGGGGTCGGgcctgctgctgctgctgtttcCCACGCATTCCCAACCAACGAAACAATCACCACCCGCCACCCGGAAACTCCCGACAGAGGGGTCAAAAGCGCAATGCGGTGCACCCTGCTCCCGCCGAAAAAATGGCGGGAAAACGCTTTACTAATGCATCAGTGGAAACAGTTTGTGACAGTGAGACGGAGGCTGGCTTAGGACCAGATGGAGGTTATCTGACGGGGCGCAGACTGTCTGGAGAAATGATCTCAGTCAATGACTTTATGGCCAACAAGGTTTCTCTGGCCATTCTACAGAAGCAACTCTCAGAAACTGCTCACGGTAATCCGAGACAAAGCCATGTTCGCCACAACGGCTTCTCTGGTGGAGTGGGCGCCTTTGCTATCATGAATAACCGCCTTCAGGAGACAAGTGTTGACAGGTAG
- the ppm1nb gene encoding protein phosphatase, Mg2+/Mn2+ dependent, 1Nb (putative) isoform X2, with amino-acid sequence MRTSRKGSVEMPAFVRQLVKETEKRVTSFFKGGRGGGTGELAEGEEVGEEEGVIPSPYLDRPVMDKHMQEGCASWGLTYALASMQGWRAHMEDFHNCFPQLGGELSHWGFFAVYDGHAGSMVAQHCSRNLLEHILGTGKIRAEEDIERVTEGIKEGFFLMDKHLHAMACREGWERGGTTVVATAITPHHIYFVNCGDSRAVLCRAGRVVFSTEDHKPFSPGERERIENAGGSVTLQRVNGSLAVSRALGDFSYKTAEWRPVTEQMVSPEPEVTAVERSPADEFLVLACDGVWDTVTNEELCAFVHSRLRVCTDLREVCSQVIDLCLYKGSLDNISIILVCFPGAPQLSPEALHQEAELEDFLESKVAEIFEELSARGDEPDLLTVLTVLASTVIPGLPPGGGLQSKRNCIISAYYQQKEARRSRLAQVRF; translated from the exons ATGAGAACATCCAGGAAAGGTAGCGTGGAAATGCCTGCTTTCGTTCGGCAGCTGGTGAAGGAGACCGAAAAAAGGGTCACCTCGTTTTTTAAAGGAGGACGGGGGGGAGGTACAGGGGAGCTGGCCGAAGGAGAGGAGGTGGGAGAGGAGGAAGGGGTCATCCCTAGCCCCTACCTGGACAGACCGGTTATGGATAAGCATATGCAGGAGGGATGTGCCTCCTGGGGACTTACCTATGCCCTGGCAAGCATGCAGGGTTGGAGAGCCCACATGGAGGATTTTCATAACTGCTTCCCTCAACTGGGGGGTGAACTTTCCCATTGGGGCTTTTTCGCCGTGTATGATGGGCACGCTGGCAGCATGGTGGCCCAACACTGCTCTCGAAATCTGCTGGAGCACATCCTAGGAACAG GCAAGATCCGAGCAGAAGAAGACATAGAAAGGGTCACTGAGGGCATCAAGGAGGGTTTTTTCCTCATGGACAAGCACCTTCATGCCATGGCCTGCCGCGAGGGTTGGGAACGAGGAGGTACCACTGTGGTCGCCACAGCTATCACGCCACACCACATCTACTTTGTTAACTGCGGGGACTCTCGGGCTGTCTTGTGCCGCGCGGGACGGGTGGTGTTCTCAACAGAGGACCACAAGCCCTTCAGccctggagagagagagagaatagagAACGCAGGTGGATCGGTCACTTTACAACGTGTGAACGGCTCGCTGGCTGTCTCTCGAGCTTTGGGAGATTTCAGTTACAAGACAGCGGAGTGGCGGCCTGTCACCGAACAGATGGTATCGCCTGAACCAGAAGTGACTGCTGTGGAGCGTTCGCCGGCAGATGAGTTTCTGGTTCTGGCTTGTGATGGTGTATGGGACACTGTTACTAATGAAGAGCTGTGTGCCTTTGTACACAGTCGACTGCGTGTCTGCACAGACCTTAGAGAGGTCTGTTCTCAGGTCATTGACCTTTGCCTTTATAAG GGGAGCCTTGATAACATCAGCATCATTCTGGTTTGTTTCCCTGGCGCCCCCCAGCTGTCACCAGAGGCATTACATCAGGAAGCTGAGCTGGAGGACTTTCTAGAGTCCAAAGTAGCTG AGATATTTGAAGAGTTGAGTGCAAGAGGTGATGAGCCTGATCTCCTGACAGTTTTGACAGTTCTGGCATCAACAGTAATACCAGGACTACCACCAGGGGGTGGACTTCAGAGCAA AAGAAACTGTATCATTTCAGCCTATTATCAACAGAAAGAAGCGCGACGATCTAGATTAGCACAGGTAAGATTCT GA
- the sdhaf1 gene encoding succinate dehydrogenase assembly factor 1, mitochondrial, with protein sequence MQLQRNVSQRHSVNQETLRATLSVTDNSSTFLLWWCFITPYNMVRHSKLQKQVLSLYRQFLRAAQDKPGFIPRIRDEFRTNSAIKKSDVMHIEYLYRRAQRQLELLKDVNTKQLGSFSKFENVS encoded by the exons ATGCAGTTACAACGGAACGTGTCACAACGTCACAGCGTCAATCAGGAAAC GCTAAGGGCGACACTTTCAGTGACAGACAACTCGTCCACCTTCTTGCTGTGGTGGTGTTTTATAACTCCATATAATATGGTTCGCCACAGTAAACTACAGAAACAGGTCCTGTCCCTGTATCGTCAGTTTCTTCGTGCTGCACAGGACAAGCCGGGATTTATTCCGAGAATACGCGATGAATTTCGCACCAATTCTGCGATCAAGAAGAGTGACGTCATGCACATTGAGTATCTGTATCGACGCGCACAGCGTCAGCTGGAACTGCTTAAAGATGTAAACACTAAACAACTTGGATCCTTTAGCAAGTTTGAAAATGTCAGTTGA
- the rtn2b gene encoding reticulon-2b isoform X2 produces MTTALVFTGLVVGLACLFQFSAITILSNLGLGIMAFTLLIRFLYKGLDLVRLGDGSHPFQSYLDEDRTLTDEDTIRVAEQIVLVIATAVTGLKKLFFINNILDSLKFVAFLYLLTYVGIQSNGLTLIMTGVICAFSLPLLYKLQQQRIEKIVNAVNNLVARITEMVDLVVTLVKSQPASAPAPSSSTALRQKQKTK; encoded by the exons ATGACCACCGCGCTGGTGTTTACAGGTTTGGTTGTGGGTTTGGCTTGTTTGTTCCAGTTCAGTGCCATCACGATCCTATCCAACCTCGGTTTGGGCATTATGGCGTTCACCCTTCTCATACGCTTCCTGTACAAAGGCCTGGATCTAGTTCGACTCGGTGATGGATCTCACCCTTTCCA gtCATACTTGGATGAGGACCGCACGCTGACGGATGAAGACACGATCCGTGTGGCAGAACAAATTGTTTTGGTGATTGCCACGGCTGTGACGGGTCTGAAGAAGCTTTTCTTCATCAATAACATCTTGGACTCATTGAAG tttgttgcatttctgtatttgttGACCTACGTGGGGATTCAAAGCAATGGTCTTACATTAATAATGACTG GTGTCATATGTGCTTTCTCTCTGCCACTGCTATACAAACTTCAGCAG cAAAGAATTGAAAAGATTGTCAATGCAGTCAACAACCTTGTTGCAAGAATCACTGAAAT GGTTGATCTTGTGGTTACACTGGTCAAATCTCAACCAGCTTCGGCTCCAGCTCCTTCCTCCTCCACTGCATTAAGACAGAAACAAAAGACAAAATGA
- the ppm1nb gene encoding protein phosphatase, Mg2+/Mn2+ dependent, 1Nb (putative) isoform X1 — MRTSRKGSVEMPAFVRQLVKETEKRVTSFFKGGRGGGTGELAEGEEVGEEEGVIPSPYLDRPVMDKHMQEGCASWGLTYALASMQGWRAHMEDFHNCFPQLGGELSHWGFFAVYDGHAGSMVAQHCSRNLLEHILGTGKIRAEEDIERVTEGIKEGFFLMDKHLHAMACREGWERGGTTVVATAITPHHIYFVNCGDSRAVLCRAGRVVFSTEDHKPFSPGERERIENAGGSVTLQRVNGSLAVSRALGDFSYKTAEWRPVTEQMVSPEPEVTAVERSPADEFLVLACDGVWDTVTNEELCAFVHSRLRVCTDLREVCSQVIDLCLYKGSLDNISIILVCFPGAPQLSPEALHQEAELEDFLESKVAEIFEELSARGDEPDLLTVLTVLASTVIPGLPPGGGLQSKRNCIISAYYQQKEARRSRLAQELSPSDAN, encoded by the exons ATGAGAACATCCAGGAAAGGTAGCGTGGAAATGCCTGCTTTCGTTCGGCAGCTGGTGAAGGAGACCGAAAAAAGGGTCACCTCGTTTTTTAAAGGAGGACGGGGGGGAGGTACAGGGGAGCTGGCCGAAGGAGAGGAGGTGGGAGAGGAGGAAGGGGTCATCCCTAGCCCCTACCTGGACAGACCGGTTATGGATAAGCATATGCAGGAGGGATGTGCCTCCTGGGGACTTACCTATGCCCTGGCAAGCATGCAGGGTTGGAGAGCCCACATGGAGGATTTTCATAACTGCTTCCCTCAACTGGGGGGTGAACTTTCCCATTGGGGCTTTTTCGCCGTGTATGATGGGCACGCTGGCAGCATGGTGGCCCAACACTGCTCTCGAAATCTGCTGGAGCACATCCTAGGAACAG GCAAGATCCGAGCAGAAGAAGACATAGAAAGGGTCACTGAGGGCATCAAGGAGGGTTTTTTCCTCATGGACAAGCACCTTCATGCCATGGCCTGCCGCGAGGGTTGGGAACGAGGAGGTACCACTGTGGTCGCCACAGCTATCACGCCACACCACATCTACTTTGTTAACTGCGGGGACTCTCGGGCTGTCTTGTGCCGCGCGGGACGGGTGGTGTTCTCAACAGAGGACCACAAGCCCTTCAGccctggagagagagagagaatagagAACGCAGGTGGATCGGTCACTTTACAACGTGTGAACGGCTCGCTGGCTGTCTCTCGAGCTTTGGGAGATTTCAGTTACAAGACAGCGGAGTGGCGGCCTGTCACCGAACAGATGGTATCGCCTGAACCAGAAGTGACTGCTGTGGAGCGTTCGCCGGCAGATGAGTTTCTGGTTCTGGCTTGTGATGGTGTATGGGACACTGTTACTAATGAAGAGCTGTGTGCCTTTGTACACAGTCGACTGCGTGTCTGCACAGACCTTAGAGAGGTCTGTTCTCAGGTCATTGACCTTTGCCTTTATAAG GGGAGCCTTGATAACATCAGCATCATTCTGGTTTGTTTCCCTGGCGCCCCCCAGCTGTCACCAGAGGCATTACATCAGGAAGCTGAGCTGGAGGACTTTCTAGAGTCCAAAGTAGCTG AGATATTTGAAGAGTTGAGTGCAAGAGGTGATGAGCCTGATCTCCTGACAGTTTTGACAGTTCTGGCATCAACAGTAATACCAGGACTACCACCAGGGGGTGGACTTCAGAGCAA AAGAAACTGTATCATTTCAGCCTATTATCAACAGAAAGAAGCGCGACGATCTAGATTAGCACAG GAGCTCAGTCCTTCAGATGCCAATTAA
- the rtn2b gene encoding reticulon-2b isoform X1, with protein MASKVLDLLYWRDVMTTALVFTGLVVGLACLFQFSAITILSNLGLGIMAFTLLIRFLYKGLDLVRLGDGSHPFQSYLDEDRTLTDEDTIRVAEQIVLVIATAVTGLKKLFFINNILDSLKFVAFLYLLTYVGIQSNGLTLIMTGVICAFSLPLLYKLQQQRIEKIVNAVNNLVARITEMVDLVVTLVKSQPASAPAPSSSTALRQKQKTK; from the exons ATGGCCAGCAAAG TGTTGGATCTGTTGTACTGGCGAGATGTCATGACCACCGCGCTGGTGTTTACAGGTTTGGTTGTGGGTTTGGCTTGTTTGTTCCAGTTCAGTGCCATCACGATCCTATCCAACCTCGGTTTGGGCATTATGGCGTTCACCCTTCTCATACGCTTCCTGTACAAAGGCCTGGATCTAGTTCGACTCGGTGATGGATCTCACCCTTTCCA gtCATACTTGGATGAGGACCGCACGCTGACGGATGAAGACACGATCCGTGTGGCAGAACAAATTGTTTTGGTGATTGCCACGGCTGTGACGGGTCTGAAGAAGCTTTTCTTCATCAATAACATCTTGGACTCATTGAAG tttgttgcatttctgtatttgttGACCTACGTGGGGATTCAAAGCAATGGTCTTACATTAATAATGACTG GTGTCATATGTGCTTTCTCTCTGCCACTGCTATACAAACTTCAGCAG cAAAGAATTGAAAAGATTGTCAATGCAGTCAACAACCTTGTTGCAAGAATCACTGAAAT GGTTGATCTTGTGGTTACACTGGTCAAATCTCAACCAGCTTCGGCTCCAGCTCCTTCCTCCTCCACTGCATTAAGACAGAAACAAAAGACAAAATGA